The following are from one region of the Etheostoma spectabile isolate EspeVRDwgs_2016 chromosome 17, UIUC_Espe_1.0, whole genome shotgun sequence genome:
- the polr1c gene encoding DNA-directed RNA polymerases I and III subunit RPAC1: protein MAATMSNVEEIRNRVILGEFNVKNVHSSDFPGNYPGYDDTWDMQKFQKNFRIDVVHLDESSMEFDMVGIDAAIANAFRRILLAEVPTMAIEKVFIYNNTSIVQDEVLAHRLGLVPIRADPRLFEYRNTGEEASEEEGSEIDTIQLQLKIKCSRNPRASKDSSDPRELYLNHMVYSRDIKWVPLGNQADVFADAVIGPVHDDILIAQLRPGHELDIVMHCVKGLGKDHAKFSPVATASYRLLPEITLLEPVEGEKAERLKRCFSRGVIDIEDVNGKKVAKVVNSRLDTCSREVLRHDDLKKLVKIGRLRDHFIFTVESTGILAPDVLVTEAIKVLMTKCQRFLNELDSTDME from the exons ATGGCTGCGACCATGAGCAACGTGGAAGAAATTCGGAATCGAGTAATACTGGGGGAATTTAACGTGAAGAAT GTTCATTCATCAGATTTCCCTGGCAACTACCCTGGCTATGACGACACCTGGGACATGCAGAAATTTCAAAAG AACTTCAGAATAGACGTGGTGCATCTGGATGAGAGCAGTATGGAGTTTGACATGGTGGGAATAGATGCAGCCATCGCCAACGCCTTCAGGAGGATCTTACTAGCAGAG GTGCCCACCATGGCAATAGAGAAGGTGTTTATCTATAACAACACCTCCATCGTCCAGGATGAAGTCCTGGCCCACCGGTTGGGCCTCGTCCCCATCAGAGCTGACCCTCGCCTGTTTGAGTACAGGAACACTG GTGAAGAGGCTTCAGAGGAAGAAGGTTCAGAAATAGACACAATCCAACTGCAGCTGAAGATTAAATGCAGCAGGAACCCCAGAGCCAGCAAGGACTCCTCTGACCCCCGGGAGCTGTATCTGAACCACATGG TTTATTCCAGGGACATAAAGTGGGTCCCCCTTGGGAACCAGGCAGACGTGTTTGCAGACGCCGTCATCGGACCAGTCCACGATGACATCCTGATAGCTCAGCTACGGCCTGGACACGAGCTGGACATCGTCATGCACTGTGTCAAAGGACTAG GGAAGGACCATGCTAAGTTCTCCCCGGTGGCCACAGCCAGCTACCGCCTCCTCCCAGAGATCACCCTGCTGGAGCCCGTGGAGGGGGAGAAGGCCGAGCGCCTAAAACGCTGCTTCTCACGAGGAGTCATAGACATAGAAGATGTTAATG GGAAAAAGGTTGCCAAAGTAGTGAACAGTCGCTTGGATACATGCAGCAGGGAAGTCCTCCGGCACGATGACCTGAAGAAGCTGGTGAAGATCGGGAGACTGAGAGACCATTTCATCT TTACTGTGGAGTCGACTGGCATCCTGGCTCCAGATGTTCTGGTCACAGAGGCCATCAAAGTCCTCATGACCAAGTGTCAGAGGTTTCTCAATGAACTGGACTCTACTGACATGGAGTGA
- the fbxo28 gene encoding F-box only protein 28, which produces MAAVVERVDGCVGSLDSDAVSPRQSTPPPDQPHQNNPLLGLPIVAIDAILNFLTYDEISLLRSVCKRMDVICQRVLNQGFLKVERYHSLCQRQVKAQLPRRESERRNHSLARHADILAAVETRLSLLNMTFMKYVDSNLCCFIPGKVIDEIYRVLRYVNSTRAPQRAHEVLQELRDISSMAMEYFDEKIVPILKKKLPGADLSGRLIGSTPVAGPSTSLTTMSLLAKNTPSRSEMTKVQQQVKVNGASMTVLRREMQEIRVKQLEQQKQLQDQEQKLLEQTQVIGEQNARLAELEHKLRELMESSAAALGGARPGATAPSTSSSTAAVAPTPAAPLAPNTVLAGGSAGAASLSREPEGDGGSSLKRTRKSSEHPRQSKRLRRKK; this is translated from the exons ATGGCGGCCGTCGTAGAGAGAGTTGATGGATGTGTTGGGTCCTTGGACTCAGACGCGGTGTCACCGAGACAGTCCACCCCTCCACCGGACCAGCCGCACCAGAACAACCCGCTGTTGGGACTCCCCATTGTGGCCATCGATGCTATTCTGAATTTTCTGACCTACGACGAAATCAGCCTGCTGCGCTCG GTGTGTAAGCGCATGGACGTGATCTGCCAGCGCGTCCTGAACCAGGGCTTCCTGAAGGTGGAGCGGTACCACAGTCTGTGCCAGAGGCAAGTCAAAGCCCAGCTGCCCAG GCGAGAGTCGGAGAGGAGGAACCATTCCCTGGCCCGCCACGCCGACATCCTGGCCGCCGTGGAGACACGCCTCTCTCTGCTCAACATGACCTTCATGAAATACGTCGACTCCAACCTCTGCTGCTTCATACCCGGAAAG GTGATAGATGAGATTTACCGCGTGCTGCGCTACGTGAACTCCACTCGGGCCCCACAGCGAGCTCACGAGGTTCTGCAGGAACTGAGGGATATCTCCTCCATGGCCATGGAGTACTTTGACGAGAAGATTGTCCCCATCCTGAAGAAGAAGCTGCCGGGGGCGGACCTGTCCGGACGCCTCATTGGCTCCACACCAG TGGCCGGTCCATCCACCTCCCTGACCACCATGTCCCTGTTGGCCAAGAACACGCCGTCGCGCTCGGAGATGACCAAGGTGCAGCAGCAGGTAAAGGTGAACGGCGCGTCGATGACGGTGCTGCGCCGGGAGATGCAGGAGATCCGCGTCAAGCAGCTGGAGCAGCAGAAGCAGCTGCAGGACCAGGAGCAGAAGCTGCTGGAACAGACCCAGGTGATCGGCGAGCAGAATGCCCGCCTCGCCGAGCTGGAGCACAAGCTCCGCGAACTGATGGAGAGCAGTGCCGCCGCCCTGGGCGGAGCCCGGCCCGGGGCCACGGCCCCCTCCACATCCAGCAGCACCGCCGCAGTGGCCCCCACGCCCGCCGCCCCCTTGGCCCCCAATACCGTGTTGGCCGGTGGCAGCGCCGGCGCCGCGTCTCTATCCAGAGAGCCAGAGGGAGACGGAGGATCATCACTCAAACGCACCAGAAAGAGCTCGGAGCACCCGCGACAGTCCAAACGGCTGCGCCGCAAGAAATAA